A part of Desulfomicrobium baculatum DSM 4028 genomic DNA contains:
- a CDS encoding cupin domain-containing protein, with protein MKKHTQLLLAAMSVLLLLQTGCVPRQKQQDPHAGAAVVRELVKSTTSWDGNKLPSYPQGQPEITILRIAIPAGTRLKTHSHPVINAGVLLSGQLTVVAENGKTLHLKAGDPIVELVDTSHYGVNEGSEPAEIIVFYAGTGGAPITISEPK; from the coding sequence ATGAAAAAGCACACCCAGCTCCTTCTTGCGGCCATGTCCGTTTTGCTTCTCCTCCAAACCGGCTGCGTCCCACGCCAAAAACAGCAGGACCCGCACGCCGGCGCCGCCGTGGTCAGGGAACTCGTCAAAAGCACAACAAGCTGGGACGGCAACAAACTGCCATCCTATCCGCAAGGCCAGCCCGAGATCACCATCCTGCGTATCGCCATCCCGGCCGGAACCCGCCTCAAGACCCACTCCCACCCGGTCATAAACGCCGGCGTGCTGCTGAGCGGACAACTCACTGTCGTGGCGGAGAATGGGAAAACGCTGCATCTCAAAGCCGGTGATCCCATCGTCGAACTGGTCGACACCTCGCATTACGGCGTGAACGAAGGGAGCGAACCGGCGGAAATCATCGTCTTCTACGCCGGCACCGGCGGCGCGCCGATCACGATTTCCGAACCGAAATGA